The Cellulophaga sp. RHA19 genome includes the window TGTCTTATGCGCCAAAATCCGTCTTCTAAAAGCATCATTACTTTGTAACTTGGAGCACTGTTAAAACTACTTATTAAGTTTTTATTACTGTAAACTTCATTGTATTGTTCTGCTTTATTGTCTGTAAACACTACAAGTTTTCCGTCAGCACTGTAAAAATCTATAGTTGGGTTATGTTGTATAGATGTAGTAATTAGCGTAGTGTTATTTTTGATGTTTAATGAAATAATACTATCTATTTTTGCTCTAGCACTTGTAGTGTAAAAATCATCTACACCATACATGTTATTTGTTGCTAAGGCAATATTGCGAACATTCCACGCATTTTTATAATCATTTTCTATAGCATTTAAGGTCTGGTCTTCAATTGGTCTGCCTTCGTTGGTAATGTTGTTCCATATAATTTTAGGAGAATATGTTTCTTCAAAATTCTGTTCTATATGTAAAATAGTAGTTCTGTCTGCTCCTGTGTTTAAGTAAGACAACATGGCGCTAATACCAACTAGTATTAACCCATTTAATACAATAAATGAGATTAATAAAAGTGCTCGATATATAATTTTGTTTATCTTCATTTTAAGGTAACAACTTTGTTTTTAACTATGCCTGCTGCTTCAATTTTAATGGTATAAATACCAGGTTTAAAAAAAGCTTTATCAAAATTAAATGTGGCAACACCTTTTAAAGATGTTGTTTTTTTAGTGTTTAATAAAGTTTTATCTGCACTATAAATAGTTGCTGTAACAGCTAGCCCATCTGGCACAAATTGCTGCATAAAACTTTCTATAGGTCCAATGGTAATTGTTCTGTTATTTGCAGATAATTGTATGTTATAATCTTTAACAGCGGAGTTAAACTCTACGGTAATAGGTTTGCTTTTTGCAGCTCCGGTTACGTAAGCTGTAATTGTCCAATACTCTTCTTTAGATGGGTGTAGTAGTTTTGCAATAGCTACACCATTTATAGTTGTGCCATTTGTTTGTAGCAATCTGCCTTCGCTATTTTTGGCAGTAAAAAGAACTAAAGTACCATCACTTACAATATTGCCGTGATTATCTTTTATTGTAGATGTTGTAAATGTTATAATTTGGTTGCCATCTGCGTACTCGTGGTTTCTACTATAATCTACAGAAAAATCGGCAGCATTATCTGGTAAAATTACAGAGGTTAATTCCTTAGATTTTGTGCTGTCTACTAAGGATGTTATTAAAATACGACCTGTTTTTTTAGGCGAAAAAATATTGGTCCAAGCCACTAAGTTTTTAACCTTTAAAGTATCTACGGTTACATTTTTTTTAAACTGATGTTTTATAGCCACCTTAGTGCCAGAAACCAAAGGGTTATCATACTTATCTGTAGGAGCATTTACAAGCATTGAAAAATCGTTACCGCCAGCAATAATACTTCTAGGGCCTAAGTATGTTTCTAGCTTCGGTTTTTTTTCAGCACTAGGTAAAATACGTATAGTTCCGCTTAATTTTGTGTGCGTGTCTAAAACCAGTCGCCAATGTAAATTACTAGCAATTTTTGTAAAACTTTCAGGGATCTTAAAAGTTATATTTTCTTTCTCTTTTTTGGGTAAAACAACAGTTAATCCATATGCATTTTTAATCACTAAAACAGCATTGTTATCCTTGCTAGCAGAAAATTTTAAAACAATGCTATCTGTAACTGAGTATCTTTTTTTACTAGTTAACTCTGTAAACAAAATGTTGCTATTATCTTGTTTTTTAGGCGCCTCTTTTTTACTGCAACTACAGCAGAAAATTACTAGTATTAATATGTGTATATAATGCTTCAAAATTTTATTTAGGATTTCCAATATAGCTGTTAACCTCTAGTCTTATAAAATTAAAACCATCTCCTTTTTGTTCCTGTAGCTGATCTATTATATGGTCTAGTTTTCTATCGGGAAACATTTTTTTTGCTATTTCTATATTAGGAGAACCGTTCACAAAACAATTGGTCATATCATCACTAATAACTTTAAGCTTACTAAGGTTTAGCAAGTCGTAGTTAAAAGATTGTTTTCTTTGTATACGTACACCTTCAGATAAGAAATTATGATCTATCCAAATTAGTTTTTTGTCTTTGTTATAGTATGCAATTAAGAGCTGAGGTATTGTTACTTCTTGCACACCAGAATTGAATAACGTACCCGTCATTTTTCCATTGTTAAATTGTAACTCCTGCAAGGATAGTTTTTTGTATAAATCTGTGTTTGCAACATTACCTGCGCATTGTAAGTTAAACTTAGTGGGTATTTCTTCTAAATTAATAGGTGTAAACTCATCTGGGTTAAATGTTGGAGGCAAAGTATCTTGTGTAGAAGACCAAGCTATACCTTCAAAATTAATTTTAAAAGCCGTAATTTCTTTAGGCATTAATTTATGTTTAATATTGTCTTTAGCGTTGTAATTTGCTAGTTCTTTATTTTTATCGTTATATAAAGTTCCTTTTATTACAACATCAGATGGTACATTGTCTACATTTTGTATTTGACCAATAATACTGTACCTGCCATTGTATTGTATCAATTTAGCAGTTAATATTTCTAAAACAGGTTGTTTTAGCACATCTTCATGGTGTGTTTGTTCTGTAGTTATTTTACGCCTACCATGATTAAAAAACGTAGTAGCATTGTCTGTAAACAATTGGTCTGGCGGTAAATCATTATCTAACTTAGAAACGCTTAAATACCATTTATTTTTTTTCTTTTTTACCGTGTGATAAAATGTTTTTTCTACTGCATCTAAAGGGGTAATCCACCTAGTGTCTACTTTTACTTTAGCACTATTTTTTGTTTTGTTTACAAATGATATACCAATAGAATCTAACTTAGCATAAGAACTTAAAATACCATCTGTAACAGAAATCTCTAACATGTATTGAGAAAGGCTAACATCATCATCTGGATTAATGTATGAGAAAGCCCTTTCAAACTCTTTAAAATCTACTGCATCATAATAAGCCGTAACAACGTTTTTAGCAGAAAGTTGAGTACTGTTTTCTGCGTAAAATAAATATCCGCCGTAGGCTAAACATATAATAACAATACCAGCCCATATATGGTTAATAGTTACTAAGCCTCTAGAGAATTTAGTATATTCTATTTTATACTTTAAGTAAGATGGTAATGCTAATTTTTTAGATTTTAGTGTCCTATACCATACCATTTGAATATTAATGATAAAGGCAAGTAAAATTGTTAAAAGAGGTATGGTGCTCCACATTATTTTTAAAAAAGTTGGCACGTCTTCTTTAGGTATAATTGCAGGTATTGGTGGTACATTTAGCTTTTCCCAAACCATTATTCCGTTTTCTAGTTGTTGTAATCGTTGCCAACCAGAAAAGTATAAAATGGGATCGTAGAACTTATCGTTAGAGAAAATATATTTTAAATTATATTTTTCTGGCACAGTTAAAAACTGTTGTAATGAGCCAATACCTTCTACACCTCTAAATTTTGAATTCTCTAAGCGCTCTATAGCTCTTGTTGTTAGCTCTGGGAGTCGCCGTGCAGAGTGGTAATTACCATCTACAGTCATTGCTTTTGTTTGTGCAGATAACCAAGCCATTTGGTCTCCAAAGCCAAGTGTTAAGTAGCGCCAATGATCATGCTGATCCTGATTTAAAAAGTTTACAATAGGCAGCATTTTAATTTTTGCAGGTTGTGACGGTCTAAAATAACCCAAACTCATTGTAAAAATGACCATAAATAATATGCCTACCATAAAAAAGCCCCCTACAATTCTGTGGTAAACAGCACCAAAGCGCTTTTGTATGTTGGTTTTTAGGTCGCCCTCTATCATCCTATATGCAAACTCGCCAAATATGGGTAAAGCCATAATTGTAGCCCAAAGTGTAAACCGGTCTAAGGTTAAAATATTAAAAGCAGTTTCTCCTAACAACTTTAATGGTATTGGTGTTGTACCGCCAGTTCCTAAAATGGTAAGCATTGTAAAAGATAAACCAAAGAAAAGATATCTTTTACTGTAAAACCTATAAAATATATAAGGCAGTATAAAGAGTAAAATACCCCAAGGAATCATAAAAAACACCAGTCCAGAAGATAATACTTCTAAAAAATTATCTCTAGAGCCATGTGGAATAGGAACCTGAGTTATTGGATTTTTTTTAGAGTTTACCCAATATGGTAAAATACAAAATATGATAAGTAATAATGATGAAAATCCAAATATTACAATACGCCAGAAGAGCTTTTTAAAGGCCCAAATAAATGTTTTTAAATGTACCGCTTTAGTGTCTTTTACTTTGTCTTTGGCAGTGTCCATTATCACCATACCAATTAAAGGGAATATAAAAAAGACCATTCCAAAAATAGGAGTAACATGGTGTGATGTTACAGTAACTGCAATTAAAGATAAACTTGTAACCAGGTACCTTATTTTACCTTCTTTAATCCATAAATATATCTCAGGTATACTGTGTAGTAATATAGATAGCCCCATAATACTGGGCAGTTGTCCAAAAATATGTAGGGTTTCAATAAAAGTAGAAGAAAATACGGCTAGTAATGCAGTGTAACCAGCAACTCTTCTATTGGCAGTAATAAGTAAGCCAAACCTATAGGCTCCTGTAATAAACAGAATAATTGCTAACATTGCAACAGTAAACATCCCAAATTTTAAGCCACCTATGTAAGATAATAGACCTATTAATTGGTGTACTAAAGGTGGGTATGCTTGCACTGTAAAACCAGTATACCATCTAAAATCCCAAGGCTCAAACCAACTATTAGCGTAGTGGTCTGCAAAAAATAGGTGAATTAACGCGTCATAGGTATTCTCTAACGTAAAGAAAATACTAGACCCATGAAATGCAACACCAACAATAAGAGCTAATATTAATAAAATATTGGTTCTCTTCATAAATTTTAACCTGTAAGAATATAAAACAAGATAAAGATAAACATAATGTTGTATTATAAATAATGTATGTTATCTCACTTTTAAAACCATTCGTCTACAGCAATCGGTTATTGACCTCTTCTTCAGTTTTTTAGTTGTATGTGTAATGTACCTTTGTGCCAGGAAGTTATAATAATAACTATGACTTTTTACCCAAACATAAAACCTTAACCTATGAAAATTTTAGCTATTGATGATCAACAATTAATTTTACTTTCTGTAGAGAAGAAATTAACTGATTTAGGATATCAAGTAGAAACTGCAAGTTCTGGAGCTGATGGTATAAAAGTATTTAATTCTTTTAATCCAGATTTAGTAATTGTAGATATTAATATGCCAGATATGAGTGGTTTAGATGTGGTAAAACACATTAAAAATAATTCTAAAACTGCCATAATGATAATGTCTGGTAATACAGACGAAGATATTATTTTAGATGGATTTAATCTTGGTATAGATGACTATATGAAGAAGCCAGTAAGTTTAGAAGAAGTTGCTGCACGTGTTAAACGTATTGTTGGCGCTCCTACACAAGCTGAGTCAGTAGCAAAAGTAGAAGGCGGACAAATGCTTCAGAAAAACTGCGTAGGTGTTGTTATACCTTGTTACAATGAAGCAGATAGGTTGTCTAGTAAAGAATTTAAAGACTTTGCACAGAAAAACTTAGGATACCATTTGTGTTTTGTAAACGATGGTAGTACAGATAATACTTTAGAAGTTTTAGAAGAATTAAGAAAAGATAGTGAAAACACCATAAGCGTATATAATTGCGAAAAAAATGGAGGTAAGGCGGAAGCTGTTCGTCAAGGAGTTTTGCATTTAGCTAAAGATCCTCAGTTTGATTATATAGGGTATTTAGATGCAGATTTATCTACAGATTTTACAGATTTTGACGATTTAGTAAAAACAATTGAAAGCTCTGATTATAAAATTGTAAGCGGATCTAGAATTAGCAGAATGGGAGCAGATATAACAAAAGAATCTGCACGTAAAATAATAAGTAAAACAATAAACCTTATTATTCAAAATATATTAAAAATGCCATTTAAAGATACACAGTGTGGTGCTAAAATAATGGATAGAGAAATAGCAACTACAATGTTTAATAAAAAGTTTATTACACGTTGGTTGTTTGATGTAGAGATCTTTATGCGTATGAAAAAGAAATACGGAAAAGATAATGTGCAACAGTTAATTTGCGAACAACCATTAAAAAGATGGATACACGCAGACGGTTCTAAATTATCTATGAAAGACTCTATTAAAATTGTTGGTCAGTTAGCGCAGATTAGAATGCACTACGGAAATAAAAGTTATGAAGTTTAGGTTAAGGTTCTCTTCTAACTAAAAAAATCCCACATTGTAATGATGTGGGATTTTTAATTAACTAAACTTAGACTTTCTTAATAAAATAAGCCATACATAACAAAGCAAGCTATAACTAACAAAATAGCTTGTACTCTAAAATTTTTATACCAAACAATACCTTTTAACTCCTTGGTTTCATCTATCCAAATTTGTTTAGTCCATGTGTTTGCTTTAACCTTATCTGCAGGTGGTGGTGCAGTAGCCAAACTAACAACTACAGATACAACTAAACTAATAAGTAGTAATACTGGCGCTAATAGTAAAAAGTGTATATCTATTTTAACGTCTAAAATGTACTTTAGTGTCATAATTGTTGCAGCAACAACTAAGCCAGCCATTAAACCGCTAAAAGCACCTTTTGCATTAGCTCTTTTCCAGAACAAGCCTATAAAAAATGTACCAACAATTGGTGGTGCTAAATAAGAAACTATTTCTTGGTAATAAGCAATAAGTGAATCAAAACTTTGAATATAAGGTGCCCAAATAACCGCAATTATTAATGTGATTACGGCTGTAATTTTACCAACTTTTACCTTTTTGGCGCTACTTGCATTTTTATCAATTTTACTGTAAAAATCCATTGTAAAAAGAGTAGATACAGAACTTAAGGTAGCACTTAAGGTAGAGGTTAGGGCAGATATCATTGCAGATAAAATAATACCAATTAAACCAACGGGCAATAATTTTACAATTAGTCTAGGGTATACTTGGTCTGTATTAATACCATATTTTTCTTTTAACTCTATACCACTAATTAACTCATGTGGTAAATTTTCTACTCCAAATAGGTTTATGCCACGCGCAATTAATCCAGGCACAATAAATATAAATAACGTAAATAGGTATAAAAAGCCTACTAGTAAAACACCTTTTCTACCGTGGTCTATAGATTTTGCAGATAAAACACGTTGTACCATAACTTGGTTGTTGGCCCAAAAGTAAAATCCAAGTATAGGTATCCCAACCCACATTCCTAACCAAGGTACGGTTGGGTCGTCTAAAGGTCTGGTTAATTTTAGCCAAACACCATCATTAAATTTATCTATAAAAGATTCCCAACCACCAATATTGCTAATAGCGTAAAACGATAAAATTGAAGAACCAATAATTAACACAGCAGCCTGTATCATATCTGCATTTATTGCAGAAGATAAACCACCAATAATTGTATAACTACCGGCTACGGCAGCCATACCTATAATAATCCAGATGATTTCTACTTCCGGAAAAATCATTTTAATAATTAAGGCTCCTGTGTATAGTGTTGCAGCGGCATCTAAAAAAACGTTACCAATAATTGTAATAAAAGAAAAGTAGGTTCTTGATTTACCATCAAACCTGCGCTCTAAAAATTCTGGCATTGTAAAAATTCCAGATTTTATGTAGAAAGGTAAAAAGAACATAGCAAAAAACACCATTATTAATACAGATATCCAGTTGTAGTTAAACACTGCAATACCACTAATAAAGCCTTCACCAGAATGTCCCATTAAAGTAGAACTAGATACGCTTGCGGCAAACAAAGACAACCCAACCATTGGCCAAGTTAAGTTTCTGCCAGCTAAAAAATAAGCGTCAGAATCGTTACTCTTACCGTTTTTTAAAGCCCACCATATTATAAAAACAATATAAAGAACAAGAACCGTAAGGTCTATATAACTTAAATTACTCATAAATTAATAGTTGTATGTTGTGTAAAGTAATACGCTTTTTGCAGGT containing:
- a CDS encoding sodium:solute symporter yields the protein MSNLSYIDLTVLVLYIVFIIWWALKNGKSNDSDAYFLAGRNLTWPMVGLSLFAASVSSSTLMGHSGEGFISGIAVFNYNWISVLIMVFFAMFFLPFYIKSGIFTMPEFLERRFDGKSRTYFSFITIIGNVFLDAAATLYTGALIIKMIFPEVEIIWIIIGMAAVAGSYTIIGGLSSAINADMIQAAVLIIGSSILSFYAISNIGGWESFIDKFNDGVWLKLTRPLDDPTVPWLGMWVGIPILGFYFWANNQVMVQRVLSAKSIDHGRKGVLLVGFLYLFTLFIFIVPGLIARGINLFGVENLPHELISGIELKEKYGINTDQVYPRLIVKLLPVGLIGIILSAMISALTSTLSATLSSVSTLFTMDFYSKIDKNASSAKKVKVGKITAVITLIIAVIWAPYIQSFDSLIAYYQEIVSYLAPPIVGTFFIGLFWKRANAKGAFSGLMAGLVVAATIMTLKYILDVKIDIHFLLLAPVLLLISLVVSVVVSLATAPPPADKVKANTWTKQIWIDETKELKGIVWYKNFRVQAILLVIACFVMYGLFY
- a CDS encoding Ig-like domain-containing protein, which translates into the protein MKHYIHILILVIFCCSCSKKEAPKKQDNSNILFTELTSKKRYSVTDSIVLKFSASKDNNAVLVIKNAYGLTVVLPKKEKENITFKIPESFTKIASNLHWRLVLDTHTKLSGTIRILPSAEKKPKLETYLGPRSIIAGGNDFSMLVNAPTDKYDNPLVSGTKVAIKHQFKKNVTVDTLKVKNLVAWTNIFSPKKTGRILITSLVDSTKSKELTSVILPDNAADFSVDYSRNHEYADGNQIITFTTSTIKDNHGNIVSDGTLVLFTAKNSEGRLLQTNGTTINGVAIAKLLHPSKEEYWTITAYVTGAAKSKPITVEFNSAVKDYNIQLSANNRTITIGPIESFMQQFVPDGLAVTATIYSADKTLLNTKKTTSLKGVATFNFDKAFFKPGIYTIKIEAAGIVKNKVVTLK
- a CDS encoding response regulator, encoding MKILAIDDQQLILLSVEKKLTDLGYQVETASSGADGIKVFNSFNPDLVIVDINMPDMSGLDVVKHIKNNSKTAIMIMSGNTDEDIILDGFNLGIDDYMKKPVSLEEVAARVKRIVGAPTQAESVAKVEGGQMLQKNCVGVVIPCYNEADRLSSKEFKDFAQKNLGYHLCFVNDGSTDNTLEVLEELRKDSENTISVYNCEKNGGKAEAVRQGVLHLAKDPQFDYIGYLDADLSTDFTDFDDLVKTIESSDYKIVSGSRISRMGADITKESARKIISKTINLIIQNILKMPFKDTQCGAKIMDREIATTMFNKKFITRWLFDVEIFMRMKKKYGKDNVQQLICEQPLKRWIHADGSKLSMKDSIKIVGQLAQIRMHYGNKSYEV